The DNA window CTCTAACCCCagatccttgggaggctgaggtgggaggatcacttgagcccaggagtttgagaccaagctggacaacatagcaagaccccctactcaaaaaacagaacaaaataacaaACACAAAACTGCTAGACCAGGGAGGAGTCAAATTCTGTTTGATGCTGACACTGGTGTAATCTTCAGAGATTAATGACCAGGTCTCCAACAGCCCCATCTACCTTCACTTTGGTAAACTGAGGTTTTAAAATCTAAGAATTTGGTTAAACCTTTCCAGTATCAGGAAAATTATATCCTGCTTTTCTTGCTCTTCCTATTTCCCGACAAGTTGACATTGAGTAGAAAGGGCTGAGTTGTGTGCTTATCCTGGTCTTAATTTCACCTCTTTTTTCTATTCTCAACCGTGCTTCATCCCTAGTGATTTCACGGAGTGAGTCTGGTATAAGGAAAATCATCCTTTGGAAACTTACTTGTTTTCTTCACATTGCCCTTGAAATGATCACAGGGGCACTGCTTCTTTGGCAGCCCAGACACTGTCATGAGTTTTCTTCTCGGGGCTCTCAGGAACCAATCTGGAACAACAGCATTGCTGCTTAGATGGGAGAGTTAATACATTTGATAGGAGGGAGTAGGACAGAGCTTTAATCGCCATCTTCTGTGCCTTGCATTTCCACTGCAGTGGGGTGGGAAAAGGGGTCAACAGAGAACAGTGTCCATCCAGCTATTTGAATGCCAGTATTTCTGAGTTGTTTCTCCTGACAACTTTGGGCAAGGTTTGGGCAAGGGTTTGGGCAAGGGTTTGGTGGCAGGTTTGGAGGGTGCATCAGAATGTCATTACTCCAAAGAATGAGGAGTAAGGCTTGGGTGTCTGCTTTCCGGTGGCTGCTTTCCCTTGGGGAAGCCATTTTGCCTCTCTGCTTTCAGTCTTGCCTatgagtaaaataaggctgagaatAGGATTCAGGAAGCTTTTGGAAggccaggaaaaaataaaaaggcttttgGACGGTAGCTCTGGGTTCTTCAGGAAAAGGATAAGGGGCAGGGGGCAGCCTGACATTTGGCTGGCTTTCCCCTAGACCTTGGAGAAGTCCAGTTCTTTCCTGAGAGTCAGGAAGAAAGTGGGCACAGGTGCTGCATGTGGCAGGCTGTGGAGAGGGGAATGGGTGAGGTCAGCTGAGATAACATCTGCGTTGGTCTCAGAGGGGCCCAAGGGAGAGAGCTGGGGTCATGGTGATGCCATCGCTGTTGTTGATGCTGAGTTACTGACCTTTGCACTCACATTCTTGGCCATCTTCCTGGAGCCATCTCCTAGAAGCCTGGCCTCGGTCCCTATGGCCTCTGGCGACCCCTGTCGGAAGGAAACAGGTCACATTCAGACACTGGAAAGAGAACAGAAATGATCTTCCCAGCATTGTGCTACCTAGGTCAGCACAgttccatttttccatttttacttcaAGAATCTGGGTTACTTCAAGAGacgaatattttatttttatttatatttttgagatagggtcttgctatgttgcctaggctggtcttgaactcttgggctccagtgatcctcctgccttggcctcccaaagtgctaggattataggcgtgagccactatgcccagctgaggGGTATTTTAATCGATAAGGGATTGAGGTTTAAAATCTGGCCTATACATAAGCATATTCAAaaatttaatgattaaaaaaatctgGCCTAGAGAAAAGCTTAGCTGAAGGTAGGTGGAGAAAGAATGGCTTCTAGATGGAAGACAGGATAAAAGGCAGGGGTTTGTCGAAACCTCCTGCTCTCTCCCCATACCTCACATTAAAATCCTCATGACTTAAAAGAGTGAGAGCGAGGAGGAGATTATTCCTTAAATCAAGATTTTCCCTTGACCTCCAAGttgctgggttttttgtttgtttgttttttgagacagggtctcactctgtcatccaggctggagtatagtggtgcaatcacggctcactgcagccttgacctcctgggtttggttggtcctcccatctcggcctcctgggtagctgaggcttcaggcatgcaccaccactcctggctagttttttgtagtttttgtaaagatagggtttcgccaagttgcccAAGTTGGTATGGAGCTCATGGGCGTAAgcgatctgcccgtcttggcctcccaaagtgctgtgattataggcatgagccaccacacccaccccaaACCCCAAGTAGCTGTATTTGAATCCAAAATCCCAGTTCAACTATTAAACGATGGTATTTACCTTTGTTCCTCTGGAACAAATACATTCTTCTTTTGGCCTCTATCCGagcctgttttattttctgattctgtcttatctccattttttgatacttaaaatattcctatgacaggctgggcacagtggctcatgcctggaatcccagcactttgggaggccgaggcaggcggatcatgaggtcaggagatcaagaccatcctggctaacatggtgaaaccccatctctactaaaactacaaaaaattaggtgggcgtgttggcgggcgcctgtagtcccagctactcgggaggctgaggcaggagaatctcttgaacccaggaggcggaagttgcagtgagctgagatcgcaccactgtactccagcctgtgcgacagagcgagactcggcacccccccaaaaaaaaaaattcctaagacAATCAAGGATGATGGATTATAGACTTGAGATTCTCAAGTAAGAACTTGGCTCAGATGATACTTCCTTTGTGGTAGTTTCTGATATTTCCTTTCAGAATGAATTATACCTTCATATGGTTCCCACTGTTGTTGAATGCAGTTGTTATTGCACTGTAATGTTGTTGTTTGAAATCTTTTATGGACTGGattgtgtctcccaaaattcacatgttgaatccataacccccagtacctcagaatgacTGTATATGGAGATAGGACCTCTAAAGGGGTGATTAAAATCAGGCTGTTATGGTGGGCCCTATGCCAGTctggctggtgtccttataagaaaaggagatttgggctgggtgcggtggctcatgcctataatctcagcactttgggaggccgaagtgggtggatcacagtgtcaggagtttgagaccagcctggccaacatagtgaaacgctgtctttactaaaagcacaaaaatgagccgggcatggtggcgcacgcctatagtcccagctacttgggagactgaggcaggagaattgcttgaacccggaaggcaaaggttgcagtgagctgagatcgtaccattgcactccagctgggcaacaaagcaagactttgtctaaaaaaaaaaaaaaaaaaaaaaaaaaaaaaagtaggggggaTCCTAGAGagctctttcattctctttccacCTCTTGAAGATAAGAGGAGAAGTCCACtgtctgcaacctggaagaggACCCTTGCCAGAACCCAGCTGTGCTGGCACCCGGATTTCATAtatccagcctgcagaactgtgaggaataaatttctcttgtttatgcCACCCGGTCTGTGTTATTgtgttatggcagtcctagcaaactaaaataaaatctttctcctTCACTAGACTCTGAACCATTGGTTCCGTAGTCATTCAGCTATGTGGTTCCTGACACATGGTAGGCATTTGGTAAATGTTTGTTCAACACGTGGATGGATAAATTGTTTGGAGAGGACCCTTAGAGATCATATGGTTCAATTCAGGCCTCCTACTTCCCAGACTTCTGCCACACAGATGGAGGGGGTTGCGTCATTTCCCCAAGGGCTGCTTTTCCAATGTTCTCATGTGCTGTTTTGAGTGTTATCAAAGTAATTTAAGCAGGCATAGCCCCTGCCATCTAAACTTTTCTAACATTTTTACTCTTGCCTGACCTCTACTCCTAGTTCCAGAGAAAAACCACAGAATATTAGACCCTGAAGGAAATCCTAGAGATTATTTAATTGAATTCCTtaattctgaagttttttttttttttagtctaaatGTAATTTAACTGTTGGAGAAAATTTTGAAAGTACAAACAGGGAAATTATTATTCTTACTGACTGTTGGTATTTTGGCATATTTGTTACTTACATAGGCTTTTTATTAATATAGTGATAACCATAACATGTAAACACATTCTCTTTTTAGGCATGTTGCTGTGTCATCTTCATAACACATTTTTAATGAATGCATAGTACTCTCAATAATTATGTGTTCCAAATTATTTAACTGCTTTCCCATTGCTGAATatttagaaagttttattttttagatgttggtaaatttctttgttcttgtaactgttttccaaattttagattattttcttgGGAGAGAGTTCccaaagtggaattactgggtcaaaagTTAAGAATTGCTTTCAGAAGAGCTGtactaatgtttaatttttttaaatttaattatttatttattttttttgagacggagtcttgctctgtcgcccaggctggagtgcagtgttgtgatcttggctcactgcaacctctacctcccgggttcaagcgattctccttcctcagcctcccaagtagctgggattacaggcacccaccactatgcctggctaatttttgtatttttagtagaggcaggttttaccatgttggtcaggctggtattgaactcttaacctcaagtgatccgctcccctcggcctcccaaagtgttgggattgcaggcatgagacactatgcctggccactttatactttttctctaaacaaatttattttgcaaaacatCCTCATCCTATGCAATATTATCTGTGAAATTACAGGTTTGATGTATGCTTAGTTTTTTTCCTAACATGCATTAAAATATGTAAGTATTAAAGTAAAAAGAAGCTTATTTACCTTCCACCTAAAATCAGTTTTGGGAACCACTGATACAGTGGCATAAGCATGCACTTTATATCCACATGGGCCTGGGGTCAGCTACTGGCTCTGTCACTTAACTGTGTCgacttggacaagtcacttggcTTCTATGATCCTTGATTCCCTGATTTGTGAAAGGAGGATGGTAAAATCCTCCTTGCAGAGTTGTTGGGAATAAGTGAGCTGCTGTGGGAGCCCAGTGCCCAGGCGAGTGTTGAGTACATGATGGTTATCATCGTGGTTATTGCGGTGGAATTCTGGTTATTTTCCAAAGAGAGCATCTATGCTGGAATATTGGGCTTGTGGCTTTCTGCTTATGTGGATGTGTAAAGAAGTTACTTCCACTAGTTAGGATTTGTGGTGCATctgtcattattttcatttcccaGATCCACTACATATTTGCTTTGTGATTTTGGACAAAGTTGTgtaacttttctgtgcctcattttcctaaTTTGTAAGATGTGGTTAATAATAGTACAGTAGTCCTCTCTTATCCACAGGGGAtgcattccaagacccccaaGATACTTCAAGTctcagatagtaccaaaccctatatatatatattttttctacacaTATACACTTatgataaagtctaatttatgaattaggcacagtaagagattaacaataactaataagatagaacaattttaaaaatatactgtaataggccgggtgtgggggctcacacctataatcccagcactttgggaggccgaggcaggcggatcacgaggtcaggagatcgagaccatcctggctaacatggtgaaaccccatctctactaaaaatacaaaaaattagccgggtgtggtggcgcatgcctttagtcccagctactcgggaggctgaggcaggagaatggcgtgaacccaggaggcagagcttgcagtgagccgagatcgcaccactgcactccagtctgggcgacaagagactccatctcaaaaaaaaaaaaaaaaaaaaaaaatatatatatatatatatatacacacacacacacacacacacacgtatatatactgtaataaaaatgatgtgaatgtggtttctgtctctctttctttctcaagaTAACAATATTTTTGGACCACTGTTGgcgggtaactgaaactgcaatTAAGTGGGACTACTCTACacgagtgtgcgtgtgtgttatTTCCCAGCTCTGACCACTAGAGGGCCTAGGAGCACCAGCACCTACTAGCAATGGGCCTATCAGTCAGTGCCCATGGTCTGTAAATATCATTCTCCCATGAAAGGAACTAGGGCTTCCAGGAAAAATAGCTgatccagggctggggcagaaaaacaaaagaggagcCCGAAGCTTCTTGTGGTGTCAGAAAGTaaagaactgctcaaaaaatgaTGGAGATGTGTCTAAAGGTCACAGAAGCCAACTAGAaggagctcccaatggccaattTTGGGACAATATGAGCAacataataaataatgatagcaATGGATTCCAACCCATAAATACTCATGAGTCCatgctgatataaataaataactgaacaaataaataaataaggaagaagaggctaggcatggtggctcacacctgtaatcccagcactttgggaggccgaagtggggggatcacttgaggccaggtattagagaccagcctggctaacatgacaaaaccccgtctttactaaaaatacaaaaattagccgggtatggtggtgtgtgcctgtagtcccagctactcaggaggctgaggtgggaggatcgcttgagcccagaaggtggaggtggcagtgagccaagatcacacctctgcactccagcctaggcaacagagcgagactctatctcaaaaaaaaaaaaaaaagaaaaagaaaaataaataactctttCTTATGGCAGAATTCCgattaaataaatgtagaaggaacgATGGAAGTAGAAAATCACTATTTGGCCAACACCACAATAGTAATTCTTCATAGGAAACAATCATCCATAGATTCTAAAAGTTAATGTTAAAAGTATGATGATGCTGTAACTGgtgaataacaagaaaaaaaagtatgatggGAAGAAACAGGCTATTTACATATTTCCAAAGTGTCTCTCCACAagatacttattaattacaatgAGATGAATAGTAACTTTACAgtagagaaacctggcagacaccacctgAACCAAGTGCTTAAAGTGAACTTCATCAGTAATGAGAGATATCGACATCCTGGGGCTCTTTCTGGGATGTCCAGAGAAGGATACATCACTTCTGAAGTATTCTTGCCCAAAATGCGTAGCCGGAAATATCAGACAAACCCATATTCAGGGGGCATTCTACAAAACAACTGGCTAgaactcttcaaaagtgtcaaggtcccgaaagagagggagagactgaGAAACTCTCCCAGATTGGAGGAGACCTAGGAGATCTGACATTTTATTCAGTGGGATCCCAGATTGGAGTCTGGAGCAGAAAAAGGACATGAGTGGGATGATTAGCAAGATTTGAACATTTGTAGATTAGTTAATATTATGGTATCAATGCTAATCTCCTGGTTTTGATAATCGTATTATGGTTACATAAGATATTGTTTGAAAACAATTGGATGAAGGCTGTACTGGAACTCtatttttacagtatttttcaaagtctgaaaaatgaaaagtaagaaaaagtaagaaatgcATTAGATTTGTGAGGACAAATGAGATAATAAGTGTGAAGTGCTTAGAACGATGCTTGTGATATAGGAGTTCTTAATGTGTctggtattataagtaattttataattaatattacaATTAATGAATAATCcgttattataagtaatttatttCCTAATGAcctcatatattctcacttatttctaTTTCCCTTAACCCTGTGAAAAGCATACTGAGCATGTATGTGATTAAGAGATAAAATAAGATTAGACTTTATTCTGAGATTTATTTTGGGGATGGAGGAGCTATTATTTCCTTTAGCGACTAAGTAGCTCAGACTCAGGCCAGCATTGCAAAACTTTGCTTGGCTAGGAAGCAAGACTTGAGCCCCGCCGCCACCCACCCGACGTCGTTTGTGATGGCGCCCCCTGGTGGCGCAGGGAGCTTTCCCCAGTTCCTTACCCTCGTGCTTTAGGAGCGACTTAGAAATTTTACTCAGTCCATTTATTAAACCCTTTCTAGGTCACGCTGCggatcatttaatcttcacaagtgTATGTGACAAGtggtattttcttcattttaagatGATAAAACTGAAACTCAAAAAAGTGAGGCGACTTGTCTAGGGTTGCAAAGTGTGTGGCAGAGCCAGCATCTAGGTCCCCCTGACTTCCAAGCTGAGTGTAAAGGTCTAGGTGAGTCTAAAAGTGTGGCCATGCAGAGAACTATTGGTGTAGAGCAGTGGTTGTTGACCGAGGGTGGTTCCCCCTccggggacatttggcaatgtctagagatatTTTTGGCTTCCATAACAGGGGTTTggatgagggagagggaaggCTGCTATTGGCATGTAGTGGAGAGAGGCCACgcggatgctgctgaacatctcacaatgcacagaacagcccccACCTCAAGGAACTGTTCAGCCCAAATGTCAGTAGAGCTGCTATGAAGCCCTGGTTTGATTTAGCAACCTGAGGATGC is part of the Nomascus leucogenys isolate Asia chromosome 17, Asia_NLE_v1, whole genome shotgun sequence genome and encodes:
- the CXCL17 gene encoding C-X-C motif chemokine 17, yielding MKVLISSLLLLLPLMLMPTVSSSLNPGVARGHRDRGQASRRWLQEDGQECECKDWFLRAPRRKLMTVSGLPKKQCPCDHFKGNVKKTRHQRHHRKPNKHSRACQQFLKQCQLRSFALPL